One genomic region from Lachnospiraceae bacterium encodes:
- a CDS encoding LysR family transcriptional regulator, with amino-acid sequence MNDRQLYYFTQIAEADNISAAAKRLGMSQPSLSKQLAELENELGLQLIERGARRTLLTDAGYFLYQRAKNITSMMASTAEDLRRFESGAPAILRLGTISSCGSALLQSCLFDFCHDFPDLQFEISEGNTYELLEKLKTGQIEVAVVRTPFNTKGLTCFSKEAESLVAVARPSLLPHPDAPSISLTELSSLPLLYYRRFEQMIYLAFRGEGLSHTCLCKSDDARTALMWASAGLGVALVPRSISALFAASLIAQPIACSDLVTCMAAVHLKNAPLSLAAQHFLTYWQKGELHEAKA; translated from the coding sequence ATGAACGATAGACAGCTATATTATTTTACACAGATTGCAGAAGCCGACAATATTTCCGCTGCCGCGAAAAGACTGGGTATGTCCCAGCCTTCTCTCAGCAAGCAGCTCGCCGAATTAGAAAATGAATTGGGGCTTCAGCTCATCGAGCGCGGCGCAAGGCGCACGCTGCTCACAGATGCCGGCTACTTCTTATATCAGCGCGCTAAAAACATCACCTCCATGATGGCAAGCACTGCGGAGGATCTGCGGCGTTTTGAATCCGGCGCACCAGCCATCCTGCGTCTGGGCACGATCTCGTCCTGCGGCAGCGCCCTGCTGCAGAGCTGCCTGTTTGATTTTTGCCATGATTTTCCTGATCTTCAGTTTGAAATTTCAGAGGGAAACACGTATGAGCTCTTGGAAAAGCTCAAAACGGGGCAAATCGAAGTTGCCGTTGTGCGTACGCCCTTTAATACCAAAGGGCTCACCTGCTTTTCTAAAGAGGCTGAATCCTTAGTGGCCGTTGCCAGACCCTCCTTACTGCCTCATCCAGATGCGCCCTCGATCTCTCTGACGGAGCTTTCCTCTTTGCCGCTGCTGTATTACCGGCGCTTTGAACAGATGATCTATCTGGCCTTCCGCGGTGAGGGACTTTCTCATACCTGTCTTTGCAAAAGCGATGATGCGCGCACCGCGCTCATGTGGGCTTCTGCCGGCCTTGGCGTCGCGCTTGTGCCGCGCTCTATCAGCGCTTTATTTGCTGCTTCTTTAATCGCACAGCCCATTGCATGCTCTGATCTGGTCACCTGTATGGCCGCCGTCCATCTCAAAAATGCGCCTCTTTCCTTAGCTGCGCAGCATTTTTTGACCTATTGGCAGAAGGGAGAGCTGCATGAAGCAAAGGCATAA
- a CDS encoding MATE family efflux transporter: MQVVSPKENKMGVMPINRLLITMSLPIMISMMVQALYNIVDSIFVAQINENALTAVSLAFPVQNLMIAVSTGTGVGVNAILSRSLGAKDQERANRTAVTGILLALASFLVFAVLGLTLSEFFFRVQTSDAQIIEYGTTYMTIVTSLSFGLFGQIIGERLLQATGRTFYTMITQGLGAIINIILDPIFIFGYLGLPAMGVAGAALATITGQIIAAALGFYLNHRVNLEIQVHFKKYRPTRRLIREIYAIGIPSILMSSIGSVMTFCMNKILIVFSTTATAVFGVYFKLQSFIFMPVFGLNNGMVPIISYNFGAQKKDRIHQTIRYSILYATLLMLFGFILFEGFPDALLRLFNASDTMLDMGRAALRIIAPHFLLAGFDIIASTVFQALGRSIYSLIVSIARQLLVLLPVALLLSLSGVLDLVWLAFPISEVASFLLCFFFLRRTLKALTF, translated from the coding sequence ATGCAAGTCGTTTCTCCAAAAGAAAACAAAATGGGCGTTATGCCGATTAACCGCCTTTTAATTACTATGTCGCTACCGATCATGATCTCCATGATGGTACAGGCACTCTATAACATCGTCGACAGTATTTTTGTCGCGCAGATCAATGAAAACGCTCTCACCGCTGTATCACTTGCTTTTCCGGTGCAAAATCTGATGATTGCCGTGTCGACCGGTACCGGCGTCGGCGTAAATGCCATCCTGTCCCGCAGCCTCGGCGCTAAGGACCAGGAGCGCGCCAATCGCACGGCCGTCACCGGCATCCTGCTGGCTCTGGCCAGTTTTCTGGTATTCGCCGTGCTGGGCCTCACACTCTCTGAATTTTTCTTCCGCGTACAGACCTCTGATGCGCAGATCATCGAATATGGCACCACCTATATGACCATCGTCACCAGCCTGTCCTTTGGACTTTTCGGCCAAATCATCGGCGAACGCCTGCTGCAGGCCACCGGCCGCACCTTCTATACCATGATTACGCAGGGGCTCGGCGCCATCATCAACATCATTCTCGATCCTATCTTCATCTTCGGCTACTTAGGACTGCCGGCCATGGGCGTAGCCGGCGCCGCTCTGGCCACCATCACCGGCCAGATCATCGCAGCTGCCTTGGGCTTTTACTTAAATCACCGCGTCAATCTGGAGATCCAGGTGCATTTCAAAAAATACAGACCCACGCGCAGGCTCATCCGCGAGATCTACGCCATTGGCATTCCTTCCATCTTAATGTCCTCGATCGGCTCGGTGATGACCTTTTGCATGAATAAAATTCTCATTGTATTTTCCACCACCGCCACTGCCGTATTCGGCGTATATTTCAAGCTGCAGAGCTTTATCTTCATGCCGGTTTTCGGCCTCAACAACGGTATGGTGCCCATCATCTCCTATAACTTCGGCGCGCAAAAAAAGGACCGCATCCATCAGACCATCCGCTACAGCATCCTCTATGCTACGCTGCTGATGCTTTTTGGTTTTATCCTATTTGAAGGCTTTCCGGATGCCCTGCTCCGGCTTTTCAACGCCTCCGATACGATGCTGGATATGGGCCGCGCCGCCCTGCGCATCATTGCGCCGCATTTTCTGCTCGCCGGCTTTGACATCATTGCCTCCACTGTATTTCAGGCCCTCGGCCGCAGCATTTACAGCCTGATTGTATCCATCGCCCGCCAGCTCCTTGTGCTCCTGCCCGTTGCGCTGCTGCTCTCGCTCTCCGGCGTCCTCGATCTGGTCTGGCTCGCCTTCCCCATTTCCGAAGTCGCCTCTTTCCTTCTCTGCTTCTTCTTTTTGCGCCGCACGCTCAAAGCCCTCACTTTTTAA